A genomic stretch from Aminobacter aminovorans includes:
- a CDS encoding ABC transporter ATP-binding protein: MSDILTVNGLSRRFSDGGLFRKRKVFHAVSDVSFALKRGQILGVVGESGCGKSTLARLVLRLINPTHGKVQFDGVDMASLSRTDMRRLRQRMQLVFQDPYSAIDPRYSIRDALLEPYRVQGVKPKSTDETVASLLDMVGLNSALAASYPHQLSGGQKQRVGIARALALNPSLVVLDEPTASLDVSVQAQIVALLERLRQELGLTYLFISHDLGLVRYFCDQILVMYLGRIVEVLPSDAAPAHPYTQALLDSTFEPDPKRRRLVTRLAGEIPSGYDLPAGCAFANRCPRVTDLCRRVLPTLASQGSGHQAACHHPLATVPEVAVDQRSVA; encoded by the coding sequence ATGAGCGACATTCTTACCGTCAATGGGCTCAGCCGCCGTTTCAGCGATGGCGGGCTGTTTCGCAAGCGGAAGGTGTTCCACGCCGTCAGCGATGTTTCCTTCGCCTTGAAGCGGGGCCAGATCCTCGGCGTCGTCGGCGAATCCGGATGCGGCAAGTCCACGCTGGCGCGGCTGGTGCTGCGCCTGATCAATCCGACCCATGGGAAGGTGCAGTTCGACGGCGTCGACATGGCGTCGTTGTCGCGCACAGACATGCGCCGCCTGCGCCAGCGCATGCAGCTGGTCTTCCAGGACCCCTATTCGGCGATTGATCCGCGCTATTCGATCAGGGACGCGTTGCTCGAACCTTACCGCGTGCAAGGCGTGAAGCCGAAATCCACAGATGAGACAGTCGCATCGCTGCTCGACATGGTCGGTCTGAACAGTGCGCTGGCGGCAAGCTATCCGCATCAGCTGTCGGGCGGCCAGAAGCAGCGTGTCGGCATCGCGCGGGCGCTTGCGCTCAATCCGTCCTTGGTGGTGCTCGACGAGCCGACTGCCTCGCTCGACGTCTCGGTGCAGGCGCAGATCGTTGCGCTCTTGGAGCGGCTGCGCCAGGAACTCGGGCTGACATATCTGTTCATCTCGCACGACCTCGGGCTGGTGCGCTATTTCTGCGACCAGATCCTGGTCATGTATCTCGGCCGCATCGTGGAGGTGTTGCCGAGTGATGCTGCGCCTGCGCATCCCTACACGCAGGCGCTGCTCGACAGCACTTTCGAGCCCGATCCGAAGCGCCGCCGCCTGGTGACGCGGCTCGCCGGCGAAATTCCGAGCGGCTACGACCTACCCGCCGGTTGCGCCTTCGCCAATCGCTGCCCGCGCGTTACAGATCTCTGCCGCCGTGTGCTGCCGACGCTGGCGTCGCAAGGCAGCGGGCATCAGGCGGCCTGCCATCATCCGCTCGCCACCGTGCCCGAGGTGGCAGTCGACCAGAGGTCGGTCGCATGA
- a CDS encoding serine hydrolase domain-containing protein, with the protein MTFTEKLDRYLQAEVDNSQVPGLGVAIVQDGDVVHLAGYGLANLENLTPVTPDTVFHSGSTGKMFTSASVMFLMQDGLIKLDDPLNRYIPEGPESWGGITIRNLLSMMAGFGNFDIVFAGTEGGEGGAVPLNLWQDHSDEQLIDLARRSPFMYQPGAGYQYSNTGYILAGLVVACVSGKPYYELLRERLFEPIGMATAREASWFDIVPNRAAGHCIRDGKLENRYWAAPTLQRTGDGGLYFSPRDIARWLLELDNPTVLRPDTIALMSEPVLMKNGQPSFNNYALGWQNSVTRGHRKIRHGGTWDGFRAEIARFPTRKLSVCVLANMDEAQVARIGQKIAGIVDPALAPYEPIADGNTAQTGRDHELLQAIVDRRAPREGFAEEAWRLWSNGWFEQIAASGVAVAGVPLELTHQEGDGAARRYRLEMGGYHLHWTISRDAEDRVSEMRFHME; encoded by the coding sequence ATGACCTTCACTGAAAAACTCGACCGCTATCTACAGGCGGAAGTAGACAACAGCCAGGTTCCCGGCCTTGGCGTCGCTATTGTCCAGGATGGCGATGTCGTTCATCTCGCGGGTTATGGGCTTGCCAATCTCGAAAACCTGACACCGGTTACGCCGGATACGGTTTTCCATTCCGGTTCGACCGGCAAGATGTTCACCTCGGCGTCGGTGATGTTCCTGATGCAGGACGGCCTCATCAAGCTCGACGACCCGTTGAACCGCTACATCCCGGAGGGCCCTGAGAGCTGGGGCGGAATCACCATACGCAACCTGCTGTCGATGATGGCTGGCTTCGGCAATTTCGACATCGTCTTCGCGGGGACAGAAGGCGGGGAGGGCGGTGCCGTTCCGCTCAATCTGTGGCAGGATCACAGCGACGAGCAATTGATCGATCTGGCCCGCCGTTCGCCGTTCATGTACCAGCCCGGCGCGGGCTATCAATACAGCAATACCGGCTACATCCTGGCCGGGTTGGTCGTAGCCTGCGTCTCGGGCAAGCCTTATTACGAGCTGCTGCGCGAGCGGCTGTTCGAGCCGATCGGTATGGCCACGGCGCGCGAGGCCTCATGGTTCGACATCGTGCCGAACCGCGCCGCCGGCCACTGCATTCGCGACGGCAAGCTGGAGAACCGCTACTGGGCGGCGCCGACGCTGCAGCGCACCGGTGATGGCGGGCTCTATTTCTCGCCGCGCGACATCGCCCGTTGGCTGCTCGAACTGGACAATCCGACGGTGCTGCGTCCGGATACCATCGCGCTGATGTCCGAGCCGGTATTGATGAAGAACGGTCAGCCGTCGTTCAACAATTATGCCTTGGGCTGGCAGAATTCCGTGACCCGCGGCCATCGCAAGATCCGGCATGGCGGCACCTGGGATGGCTTCCGTGCCGAGATCGCCCGGTTTCCCACGCGCAAGCTGTCGGTCTGCGTGCTCGCCAATATGGACGAGGCCCAGGTCGCCCGGATTGGCCAGAAGATCGCCGGCATCGTTGATCCGGCGCTGGCGCCGTACGAGCCGATCGCCGATGGCAACACCGCTCAGACCGGACGCGACCATGAGCTGCTTCAGGCAATCGTCGATCGTCGCGCGCCGCGCGAGGGCTTTGCCGAAGAGGCCTGGCGCTTGTGGAGCAATGGCTGGTTCGAACAGATCGCTGCCAGCGGCGTTGCGGTGGCTGGCGTGCCGCTCGAGCTTACCCATCAAGAAGGAGACGGCGCCGCCAGGCGCTACCGACTGGAGATGGGCGGCTACCACCTGCATTGGACGATCAGCCGCGACGCTGAAGACCGGGTGAGCGAAATGCGCTTCCACATGGAATAA
- a CDS encoding M81 family metallopeptidase, whose product MSFRVLTAEFSHETNTFSVRKTDYDAFTVEGVLFGNDAIRARGEANTEIAGFLDVGRKYGWAIEHVLSTGAEPAGPVTRDAFDRIGGAIVKAAAARKGELDGILLGLHGAMVTDFSPDGEGELLERLRAVVGPDLPIAVTLDPHANVTAKMCELADILISFKTYPHIDMREIAHHAGELLQKTMAGEIRPKTLLARRPMLEEANAGRTDIGPMVEWIARARAYEETPGALAVSINGAFPNADIPEVGPTVLVTYDGDQTRHQSFAESIADEIWDNRFNVLNTFYTVMQAAEIAHDYRGDRPLIIADYADNPGAGGYGDATALLGAMLEVGISDACFGPIVDPETANQLHRASVGDTVQLRLGGKTDPRFGGDPLEVTGKLLVISDGKLIGDGEQLGGLEFSFGPTAVVQIDGIAVLVVTEPSQMRDLQQFRAFGIDPARHRVVGLKSMQHFRAAFEPIAGKVIVCDSGALCTMDYSRMPYRNVARPIFPLDRDMTL is encoded by the coding sequence ATGAGCTTTCGTGTTCTGACCGCTGAATTCTCGCATGAGACCAACACCTTCAGCGTCCGCAAGACCGATTATGACGCCTTCACCGTCGAAGGCGTGCTTTTTGGCAACGACGCCATTCGCGCCCGCGGCGAGGCCAACACCGAAATCGCCGGTTTCCTCGACGTCGGGCGCAAATATGGCTGGGCCATCGAGCATGTGCTGAGCACCGGGGCCGAGCCGGCGGGGCCGGTGACGCGCGATGCCTTCGACCGGATCGGCGGCGCCATCGTCAAGGCAGCGGCGGCACGTAAGGGCGAGCTCGACGGCATCCTGCTCGGCCTGCACGGCGCTATGGTCACTGACTTTTCGCCCGATGGCGAAGGCGAACTGCTGGAGCGACTGCGCGCCGTGGTCGGGCCGGACCTGCCGATTGCCGTGACGCTCGACCCGCATGCCAACGTCACGGCGAAGATGTGCGAACTCGCCGACATCCTGATCTCGTTCAAGACCTATCCGCATATCGACATGCGCGAGATCGCCCATCACGCCGGCGAGCTGCTGCAGAAGACGATGGCCGGTGAGATCCGCCCAAAAACGCTTCTGGCGCGACGGCCGATGCTGGAGGAGGCCAATGCCGGCCGCACCGACATCGGGCCGATGGTCGAATGGATCGCCAGGGCTCGCGCCTATGAAGAGACCCCAGGCGCGCTCGCGGTCAGCATCAACGGCGCCTTTCCCAACGCCGATATCCCCGAAGTCGGGCCGACGGTGCTCGTCACCTATGACGGCGATCAAACACGACACCAGAGCTTCGCCGAAAGCATCGCCGACGAGATCTGGGACAACCGCTTCAACGTGCTGAACACTTTCTACACGGTGATGCAGGCTGCCGAGATCGCGCACGACTATCGCGGCGACCGCCCGTTGATCATTGCCGACTATGCCGACAATCCCGGTGCCGGCGGTTATGGCGACGCAACGGCGTTGCTTGGTGCCATGCTCGAAGTGGGCATCAGCGATGCCTGTTTTGGTCCGATCGTCGATCCGGAGACGGCCAACCAGCTTCATCGCGCCAGCGTAGGCGATACCGTCCAGCTCAGGCTCGGCGGCAAGACCGATCCACGTTTCGGCGGCGATCCGCTCGAGGTGACGGGCAAGCTGCTGGTCATCAGCGACGGCAAGCTGATCGGCGACGGCGAGCAACTGGGCGGACTGGAGTTCTCGTTCGGTCCAACGGCCGTGGTGCAGATCGACGGCATCGCCGTGCTCGTCGTCACCGAGCCGTCGCAGATGCGCGATCTCCAGCAATTCCGCGCCTTTGGCATCGATCCGGCGCGGCATCGCGTGGTCGGGCTCAAGTCGATGCAGCATTTCCGTGCTGCCTTCGAACCCATCGCCGGCAAGGTCATCGTTTGCGACAGCGGCGCGCTGTGCACCATGGACTATTCCAGGATGCCCTATCGCAACGTCGCGCGGCCGATCTTCCCGCTTGACCGCGACATGACACTTTAA
- a CDS encoding NAD(P)/FAD-dependent oxidoreductase, with translation MAQPHIQQADVVVLGAGIIGVSVALQLQRRGRSVVLVDRRGAGEETSYGNAGLIERSSVVPYGAPRELAKLLRYAFNRSADVRFDWLQMPRIAPWLWRFWRESAPKPLARAAADMQPLIERSVSEHEALMSEAGVLPQLRRAGWLEAYRSEKTFEHARGAATALHQFGLNYEVLDRKALQQREPHLSDALVGAVHWLDPATVADPGALVKAYATHFVDRGGLFLQGDAQQLRQEETGWSIATDSGRVEAPEAVVALGPWTDTISRSLGYKIPLAMKRGYHVHFETDGDVQLIHPVVDVDGGFVLASMAKGIRLTTGVEFASRGSRPNPVQLDRTEPLARQIFPLRQRIEPKPWMGSRPCLPDMRPVIGRGYRHKGLWFAFGHNHHGLTLGPITGRLLAEMMTGEPAFTDPTPYALERFG, from the coding sequence ATGGCGCAGCCACATATCCAGCAGGCCGACGTCGTCGTACTCGGTGCCGGGATCATCGGCGTTTCGGTCGCACTGCAACTGCAGCGGCGCGGCCGCTCCGTTGTCCTCGTCGACCGTCGTGGCGCCGGTGAGGAAACGAGCTACGGCAATGCCGGCCTGATCGAACGCTCCAGCGTCGTGCCTTATGGTGCGCCGCGCGAGCTTGCGAAGCTGCTGCGCTATGCGTTCAACCGGTCGGCGGACGTGCGTTTCGACTGGCTGCAGATGCCGCGCATCGCGCCGTGGCTGTGGCGGTTCTGGCGCGAGTCGGCGCCCAAGCCACTGGCGCGCGCCGCAGCCGACATGCAACCGCTGATCGAACGTTCGGTAAGTGAGCATGAGGCGCTGATGTCTGAGGCAGGCGTCTTGCCGCAGCTGCGTCGTGCCGGCTGGCTCGAGGCTTACCGAAGCGAAAAGACGTTCGAACACGCGCGGGGTGCCGCCACGGCCCTGCACCAATTCGGACTGAATTACGAAGTGCTCGACCGAAAGGCGCTGCAACAGCGCGAACCGCATCTCTCCGACGCGCTGGTCGGCGCCGTGCATTGGCTCGATCCAGCCACCGTCGCCGATCCGGGTGCGCTGGTAAAGGCCTATGCCACACATTTTGTCGATCGCGGCGGGCTGTTTCTGCAAGGCGATGCCCAGCAACTGCGGCAGGAGGAAACGGGCTGGAGCATCGCCACCGACAGCGGGCGCGTCGAGGCGCCGGAGGCTGTGGTCGCACTGGGTCCGTGGACGGACACGATCTCGCGTTCGCTCGGCTACAAGATCCCGTTGGCGATGAAGCGCGGCTACCATGTCCATTTCGAAACCGATGGAGACGTTCAGCTCATCCATCCCGTCGTCGATGTCGACGGCGGCTTCGTGCTGGCGTCGATGGCCAAGGGCATCAGGCTGACCACCGGCGTGGAATTCGCGTCGCGGGGCAGCCGGCCAAATCCGGTCCAGCTCGACAGGACGGAGCCGCTGGCGCGCCAGATCTTCCCGCTCAGGCAGCGTATCGAACCAAAACCCTGGATGGGGTCTCGGCCGTGCCTGCCCGACATGCGGCCGGTGATTGGCCGGGGTTACCGACACAAGGGGCTGTGGTTTGCCTTTGGCCACAACCATCATGGCCTGACGCTCGGCCCGATCACCGGACGCCTGCTGGCAGAAATGATGACGGGCGAGCCGGCATTCACCGATCCGACCCCTTACGCACTGGAGCGCTTTGGCTGA
- a CDS encoding GGDEF domain-containing protein, producing MVVASRIAERFNGLSVLGQSCAIVAAATVGADLLTLIFYAIFFSDRLLLDLVLTSLIVVAVAFPLSYFFMSRSAKLVELAAELDRANRLDDLTALLNRKTFLLQSRQVLSAHDGDDGAGMLLFIDADHFKAINDRHGHAMGDAVLQEIGAALTSSIGEQDIAGRLGGEEFVVLLRGANPDKATLVCERLRRKVKGIAAVVGMSGREVTVSIGVSKHQPRQSLDALLLAADRNLYLAKANGRDRIVNTDGKLAAA from the coding sequence ATGGTTGTGGCAAGTCGCATCGCTGAACGGTTCAACGGCCTGTCGGTGCTGGGGCAGTCCTGCGCGATCGTGGCAGCCGCGACTGTCGGTGCCGACCTTCTGACGCTGATCTTCTACGCCATCTTCTTTTCGGACCGGCTGCTGCTCGACCTCGTGCTGACAAGCCTGATCGTCGTCGCGGTGGCGTTTCCGCTATCGTATTTCTTCATGAGCCGCAGCGCCAAGCTTGTCGAGCTTGCGGCCGAGCTCGACCGGGCCAATCGTCTCGACGACCTGACTGCGCTGCTGAACAGAAAAACCTTCCTGCTTCAATCCCGACAGGTTCTCAGCGCCCACGACGGCGACGACGGCGCCGGAATGCTGCTCTTCATAGATGCGGATCATTTCAAGGCGATCAACGACCGCCACGGCCATGCCATGGGCGATGCGGTGTTGCAGGAAATCGGTGCTGCGCTCACATCGAGCATTGGCGAACAGGACATTGCCGGGCGGCTGGGTGGCGAGGAGTTCGTCGTCCTATTGCGCGGTGCCAACCCTGACAAGGCGACGCTGGTGTGCGAACGTCTGCGGCGGAAGGTGAAGGGAATTGCTGCCGTCGTCGGCATGAGCGGCCGCGAGGTCACAGTCAGCATCGGCGTGTCGAAACATCAGCCCCGCCAGAGCCTCGATGCGCTGCTGCTGGCTGCCGACCGGAACCTCTACCTCGCCAAGGCCAACGGCCGCGACCGCATCGTCAATACCGACGGCAAGCTGGCTGCTGCCTGA
- a CDS encoding glycosyltransferase, whose product MSAAEFLPIKILDVDVCRPMNDVPMLDAATGQRYGGVFCLVRRQGRPVTIMEFDFDEDVLTTFELRRRIAENQAVQDSTFQHDAPLPKKDGPFASVVIATRDRAESLARCLDSLLLQTYQPFDIVVVDNAPSSSQTADLIARRYGGARAVRYVRENVPGLGRAHNAGLANLSSELVLFTDDDVVVDPNWVAAMAANFDRDGRVGCVTGLILPAELDTRAQFWTERHGGFGKGFARKVFDLAGNRPAGSLFPFTAGQFGSGANMAFRTEALRQIGGFDSALGAGTLARGGDDLASFYAVVQAGFQLVYEPRALLWHHHRRGEDGMRRQAFGYGMGLGAYLTKVVIDEPAAALRLARAMPAGIAHMAGPTSPKSQRLPGDYPSNLIWRERLGIAAGVPGYLRSRYAAARSPSSGIAPSANGHEVAFKGGSTAMRPSVPILVYHSIDTSCAAPYRRWMMLPDEFERHMQVLAEGGFRPVTISALATIFREKRPLPPRTVCITFDDGLQDFLIGAMPVLERHGFVATLYVVSGLVGKTSQWLATSGEGDRPMLGWGDLRALACEGIEIGAHTVSHPQLDILSASDAAREIHDSKLALEHGLKRPVHSFAYPHGYSSRTTRALVRGAGFTSACRVRHAMTSTTEDPYTLSRIVMTSEVGPAELRRILTQPVLPVAPPADRLVASGWRMVRRFQHLAHAGG is encoded by the coding sequence ATGAGCGCGGCCGAGTTCCTCCCGATCAAGATCCTCGACGTCGACGTCTGCCGGCCGATGAACGACGTGCCTATGCTCGACGCGGCAACCGGCCAGCGCTACGGCGGCGTCTTTTGCCTCGTCCGCCGCCAGGGCCGTCCGGTGACGATCATGGAGTTCGACTTCGACGAAGACGTGCTGACGACATTCGAACTTCGCCGCCGTATCGCCGAAAACCAGGCTGTCCAGGACAGTACGTTCCAGCACGACGCGCCCTTGCCGAAAAAGGACGGTCCGTTCGCCAGCGTCGTCATCGCCACGCGCGACCGCGCCGAAAGTCTGGCGCGATGCCTCGATTCATTGCTGCTCCAGACCTACCAGCCATTCGACATCGTTGTCGTCGACAACGCGCCGTCCTCGTCGCAGACCGCTGACCTCATCGCCCGCCGCTACGGCGGCGCGCGCGCGGTCCGTTATGTCAGGGAAAACGTGCCGGGCCTCGGCCGCGCCCACAATGCCGGGCTCGCCAACCTGTCGTCCGAGCTGGTGCTGTTCACCGACGACGACGTCGTGGTCGACCCCAACTGGGTGGCGGCAATGGCCGCAAATTTCGACCGTGACGGCAGGGTCGGCTGCGTCACCGGCCTGATCCTGCCGGCAGAGCTCGACACGCGCGCGCAGTTCTGGACCGAACGTCATGGCGGCTTCGGCAAGGGTTTTGCGCGCAAGGTCTTCGATCTCGCCGGCAACAGGCCGGCGGGGTCGCTTTTTCCCTTCACAGCCGGACAGTTCGGCTCGGGCGCCAACATGGCGTTCAGGACTGAGGCGCTGCGCCAGATCGGCGGCTTTGATTCAGCGCTGGGTGCTGGCACGCTGGCACGCGGCGGCGACGACCTCGCCTCGTTCTATGCCGTGGTCCAGGCTGGCTTCCAACTCGTCTACGAGCCGCGCGCCTTGCTCTGGCACCATCACCGCCGCGGCGAAGACGGCATGCGCCGCCAGGCCTTCGGTTACGGCATGGGCCTAGGCGCCTATCTCACCAAGGTCGTGATCGACGAACCGGCAGCAGCCTTGCGCCTTGCCCGCGCCATGCCGGCCGGCATCGCCCACATGGCCGGGCCGACATCGCCCAAGAGCCAGCGCCTGCCGGGCGACTATCCCAGCAACCTGATCTGGCGCGAGAGGCTGGGCATCGCCGCTGGCGTTCCGGGCTACCTGCGCAGCCGCTATGCCGCAGCACGCAGCCCGTCATCCGGCATCGCCCCATCGGCTAACGGGCACGAGGTCGCCTTCAAGGGAGGATCGACAGCCATGCGCCCATCCGTGCCTATCCTTGTTTACCACAGCATCGACACCAGCTGTGCTGCGCCCTACCGGCGCTGGATGATGCTGCCCGACGAGTTCGAACGCCACATGCAGGTGCTGGCCGAAGGCGGCTTCCGCCCGGTGACGATCTCTGCGCTGGCAACTATCTTCCGCGAAAAGCGGCCCCTGCCCCCACGCACGGTTTGCATCACCTTCGATGACGGGCTGCAGGACTTCCTCATCGGCGCCATGCCCGTGTTGGAACGCCACGGCTTTGTCGCGACCCTCTACGTCGTCTCGGGCCTCGTCGGCAAAACCAGCCAGTGGCTCGCCACTTCAGGCGAAGGCGACCGCCCGATGCTCGGCTGGGGCGACCTGCGGGCGCTGGCCTGCGAAGGCATCGAAATCGGGGCCCATACCGTCAGCCACCCGCAGTTGGATATCTTGTCGGCAAGCGACGCGGCGCGCGAGATCCATGACAGCAAGCTTGCCCTCGAACACGGCTTGAAGCGGCCGGTGCACAGCTTCGCTTACCCGCATGGCTACTCGAGCCGCACCACGCGCGCGCTGGTTCGCGGCGCCGGCTTCACCTCGGCGTGCCGCGTCAGGCATGCCATGACCTCGACGACGGAGGATCCGTACACCTTGTCGCGTATCGTCATGACCAGCGAGGTCGGGCCAGCCGAATTGCGCCGCATTCTGACCCAGCCGGTGCTGCCGGTGGCACCGCCTGCCGACAGGCTGGTCGCTTCGGGATGGCGCATGGTTCGCCGCTTCCAGCATCTGGCTCATGCCGGCGGCTAG
- a CDS encoding glycosyltransferase family 2 protein, producing the protein MTASATSVSVIICAYADNRREQLQRAIASVLAQRSKATEIILVIDHNMPLWAYFFATYPAVTVIVNEGARGLSGARNTGVRRASSEILAFLDDDAVAASDWLEKMLPHYRNPSVIGLGGRVQPMWQVDRPRWFPEEFQWVVGCSYRGQPEKVEPVRNPIGCNMSFRRSIFDLTGGFREGIGRTAADAAGCEETELCIRALQAIPGSLILYDPAMSVHHQVTAERAGWRYFRKRCLAEGRSKTQVVNAVGALDGLSSEQRYVMRVLPAGVLRGVGDAVLKLDMWGLARAAGIFFGLGFTTMGYVSARLSRARRHA; encoded by the coding sequence ATGACGGCGTCGGCGACTTCGGTATCAGTCATCATCTGCGCCTACGCCGACAACCGTCGCGAGCAGCTGCAGCGCGCCATCGCCTCGGTGCTCGCCCAGCGCAGCAAGGCGACCGAGATCATCTTGGTGATCGACCACAACATGCCGCTGTGGGCATATTTCTTCGCAACTTATCCGGCCGTCACGGTCATTGTGAACGAGGGCGCACGAGGCCTGTCGGGTGCCCGCAACACCGGCGTCAGGCGAGCAAGCAGCGAAATACTGGCCTTCCTCGACGACGACGCGGTCGCCGCCTCCGACTGGCTGGAGAAGATGCTGCCGCACTATCGCAATCCCTCGGTCATCGGCCTGGGCGGCCGCGTGCAGCCGATGTGGCAAGTCGATCGTCCGCGCTGGTTTCCCGAGGAGTTTCAGTGGGTTGTCGGCTGCAGCTATCGCGGTCAGCCCGAAAAGGTCGAGCCGGTACGCAATCCCATCGGCTGCAACATGTCGTTCCGCCGCAGCATCTTCGATCTGACCGGGGGGTTCCGCGAGGGCATCGGCCGCACGGCGGCCGATGCTGCCGGTTGCGAGGAGACGGAGCTTTGCATCCGTGCACTGCAGGCCATTCCCGGATCGCTCATCCTCTACGATCCGGCGATGAGCGTGCATCACCAGGTTACCGCCGAGCGTGCTGGCTGGCGCTATTTCCGCAAGCGCTGCCTCGCGGAGGGCCGCTCCAAGACGCAGGTCGTCAACGCCGTGGGCGCGCTGGACGGGCTGTCCAGCGAACAACGCTATGTCATGCGTGTCCTGCCGGCGGGCGTGCTGCGCGGCGTTGGCGATGCCGTGCTGAAACTCGACATGTGGGGGCTGGCTCGCGCCGCCGGCATCTTCTTCGGGCTCGGCTTTACGACGATGGGCTATGTAAGCGCCCGGCTGAGCCGCGCACGGAGGCATGCATGA
- a CDS encoding glycosyltransferase family 2 protein, whose protein sequence is MVPAKNEAKNLPHVLPHIPAWVDEIILVDGNSTDDTIAVAKSLLPDIVVLQQDRRGKGAALRTGFNAAKGDIIVTLDADGSADPGEIPAFVGALLAGADFVKGSRFMQGGNTTDMEWYRRLGNWGLLTLVRIRFGGKFTDLCYGYNAFWRDVLPYLNIEDATGFEIETEMNVQALRANLNVFEVASKEFPRIHGVSNLRTIPDGWRVLKTIVRLGVSRPARPAVPPRSATGQHQPSV, encoded by the coding sequence GTGGTTCCCGCTAAGAACGAGGCCAAGAACCTTCCACATGTCCTGCCCCATATCCCTGCATGGGTGGACGAAATCATCCTCGTCGACGGAAATTCGACCGATGACACCATCGCGGTCGCAAAGTCGCTGTTGCCCGACATCGTCGTGCTGCAACAGGACAGGCGCGGCAAGGGCGCAGCATTGCGCACCGGATTCAACGCCGCCAAGGGCGACATCATCGTCACCCTAGACGCCGACGGCTCAGCCGATCCCGGCGAGATTCCGGCTTTTGTCGGTGCGCTTCTGGCAGGTGCCGATTTCGTCAAGGGCTCGCGCTTCATGCAGGGCGGCAACACCACCGACATGGAATGGTATCGCCGGCTCGGCAACTGGGGCCTGCTGACGCTGGTGCGCATTCGCTTCGGAGGCAAGTTCACCGACCTTTGCTACGGCTACAACGCCTTCTGGCGGGACGTGCTGCCCTATCTCAACATCGAGGACGCGACAGGTTTCGAAATCGAGACCGAAATGAACGTCCAGGCGCTGCGCGCGAACCTCAACGTGTTCGAGGTGGCGAGCAAGGAGTTCCCGCGGATCCATGGCGTCAGCAATCTGCGCACCATCCCCGATGGCTGGCGGGTGCTGAAGACGATCGTCCGCCTCGGCGTCTCCCGTCCGGCAAGACCGGCGGTCCCGCCCCGCAGCGCAACCGGACAACACCAACCCAGCGTCTAA